One region of Quercus lobata isolate SW786 chromosome 2, ValleyOak3.0 Primary Assembly, whole genome shotgun sequence genomic DNA includes:
- the LOC115974827 gene encoding putative disease resistance protein RGA1 isoform X1, with the protein MTELVSSIAANVIEKLGSLAYQEISLAWGTASDLKKLEDTMSTIQAVLLDAEEKQAENHQLRVWLERLKAVFHDAVDVVDEFECEDLRRQVVKTYGSTGRKVCRFFSFSNPLAFGFKMGHRVKKIRERLDLIAKDRDQFHLKVRHDEKHIVHRETHSFVCDSDAIGRAYDKQKIIDLLMQPGDDGNVSVIPIVGIGGMGKTTLAQSVYNDKMVKIRFYPRVWVCVSVDFNVKKLAKEILKSAGGVISESMSMNEVQASLQSILEKNRFFIVLDDVWNEDRNKWIAMKNLLTEGGQGSKILVTTRSQKVASMMASGPFHHIKGISKDVCLSLLLRWAFNRGEEKQYPNLVEIGEQIVKKCKGVPLAVRTLGSLLYSKTEESDWISIRDSEIWKLEQQEEDILPALKLSYYQLPSYLKQCFAYCLLYPKDFRYNSSYLIQSWMANGLLQKSNNSNQELEDIGFQYIKELLSRSFFQEVQDHGVFLTFKMHDLLHDLSLYVGQNDYCLIENTHSTSNFEKARHVSILDHNLGVDAMRDFLHKLSDNLRIIIFSCKECTYDEHDFITINESLMETCISRFKYLRVLDLKFSRLEVVPSLISTLKHLRYLDLRGNKKIKRLPNSICNLQNLETLMLAGCEDLEELPRDIRKMISLRYLWITTKQTHLPANGIEYMCSLRNLVFIGCPRLLHFPEGIQRLTALHRLEFTYCESLTSLPRGMKHLTALEILGIWDCEKLILMEGDDYPMRLRRLTIGFLPKLVSLPRGLIPSANTLQFLAIYHCGNLAKLPQWPPNLSLLPKLDILNCPKLLSLPKRMDRRTVLKD; encoded by the exons ATGACTGAGTTGGTCTCTTCCATTGCAGCAAATGTCATTGAGAAGCTAGGGTCCCTTGCTTATCAAGAGATTTCCTTGGCATGGGGCACTGCAAGCGATCTGAAAAAGCTTGAGGACACCATGTCCACCATCCAAGCCGTGCTGCTCGATGCTGAGGAGAAGCAAGCAGAAAACCACCAGCTCAGAGTTTGGCTGGAGCGACTCAAAGCTGTCTTTCATGATGCTGTAGATGTGGTGGATGAATTTGAATGTGAAGATCTACGGAGGCAAGTTGTGAAAACATATGGAAGCACTGGTAGAAAGGTATGCcgtttcttttcattttctaacCCGCTTGCCTTCGGTTTTAAAATGGGTCATAGAGTCAAGAAGATCAGAGAGAGGTTAGATTTGATAGCAAAGGATAGAGATCAATTTCATCTTAAGGTGCGACACGATGAGAAGCATATTGTGCACAGGGAGACCCACTCATTTGTTTGTGATTCTGATGCTATTGGGAGGGCTTATGACAAGCAAAAGATAATAGATCTTTTGATGCAACCAGGTGATGATGGTAATGTTTCTGTGATTCCAATAGTTGGAATCGGAGGTATGGGCAAGACTACACTTGCTCAGTCAGTGTATAAtgataaaatggtaaaaatcaGGTTTTATCCCAGAGTATGGGTATGTGTGTCAGTGGACTTTAATGTTAAGAAGTTGGCAAAAGAAATCCTTAAGTCTGCAGGTGGTGTTATTAGTGAAAGTATGAGTATGAATGAAGTGCAAGCTAGTTTACAAAgtattttagagaaaaatagattttttatcGTTTTGGATGATGTTTGGAATGAGGACCGTAACAAATGGATTGCAATGAAGAATTTGTTAACAGAAGGTGGTCAAGGCAGTAAAATTCTTGTCACTACACGTAGTCAAAAAGTTGCCTCGATGATGGCTTCTGGGCCCTTCCACCACATAAAAGGTATTTCAAAGGATGTTTGTTTGTCCTTGTTATTAAGATGGGCCTTCAATAGAGGAGAGGAGAAACAATATCCAAACCTAGTAGAAATTGGAGaacaaattgtgaaaaagtGCAAAGGTGTTCCTTTGGCTGTAAGGACTTTAGGAAGCTTACTTTATTCTAAAACAGAg GAAAGTGATTGGATCTCTATAAGGGATAGTGAGATATGGAAACTAGAGCAACAAGAAGAAGACATTTTACCCGCATTAAAATTGAGTTATTATCAATTGCCATCGTACTTGAAACAATGTTTTGCTTATTGCTTATTGTATCCAAAAGATTTTAGATATAATAGCTCCTACTTAATTCAGTCGTGGATGGCAAATGGACTTCTCCAAAAGTCCAACAACAGTAATCAAGAGTTGGAAGATATTGGATTTCAGTATATAAAAGAGTTATTATCAAGATCTTTCTTTCAAGAAGTTCAGGATCATGGTGTTTTTTTGACAtttaaaatgcatgatttgttaCATGATCTTTCATTATATGTTGGACAAAATGATTATTGCTTAATTGAAAACACTCACAGCACAAGCAATTTTGAAAAGGCTAGGCACGTGTCAATTTTGGACCATAATTTGGGTGTTGATGCAATGAGAGATTTTTTACACAAGTTGAGTGATAACTTGCGGATTATTATTTTCTCATGTAAAGAATGCACATATGATGAACACgattttattactattaatgaATCCTTGATGGAAACATGCATTTCAAGGTTTAAGTACTTACGGGTGctagatctaaaattttcaaggtTGGAGGTTGTACCAAGCTTAATTAGTACTTTGAAGCATTTGAGATATCTTGACTTACGAGGGAATAAGAAAATCAAGAGATTGCCTAACTCCATTTGCAACCTGCAAAACTTGGAAACTTTGATGCTTGCTGGCTGTGAAGACCTTGAAGAATTACCAAGAGATATAAGAAAGATGATCAGCCTCAGATATTTGTGGATAACCACAAAACAAACGCATTTGCCTGCCAATGGAATTGAGTACATGTGTTCACTTCGAAATTTGGTCTTTATAGGATGTCCCAGACTATTGCATTTTCCTGAAGGGATCCAACGCCTCACTGCCCTTCACAGATTGGAGTTTACATATTGTGAAAGCTTGACGTCTTTGCCACGTGGTATGAAACATCTAACTGCATTGGAAATTTTGGGAATTTGGGATTGTGAAAAGCTTATTTTGATGGAAGGGGATGACTACCCAATGAGGCTTCGAAGACTGACAATCGGTTTCTTGCCAAAACTAGTGTCTCTACCGCGAGGGCTTATACCATCTGCTAATACTTTACAGTTCTTAGCTATTTATCATTGTGGGAACTTGGCGAAATTGCCACAGTGGCCTCCAAATCTCAGTTTACTTCCAAAACTTGACATTTTGAACTGCCCAAAATTATTGTCTCTGCCTAAAAGGATGGATCGCCGCACTGTTCTAAAAGATTAG
- the LOC115974827 gene encoding putative disease resistance protein RGA1 isoform X2 → MTELVSSIAANVIEKLGSLAYQEISLAWGTASDLKKLEDTMSTIQAVLLDAEEKQAENHQLRVWLERLKAVFHDAVDVVDEFECEDLRRQVVKTYGSTGRKVCRFFSFSNPLAFGFKMGHRVKKIRERLDLIAKDRDQFHLKVRHDEKHIVHRETHSFVCDSDAIGRAYDKQKIIDLLMQPGDDGNVSVIPIVGIGGMGKTTLAQSVYNDKMVKIRFYPRVWVCVSVDFNVKKLAKEILKSAGGVISESMSMNEVQASLQSILEKNRFFIVLDDVWNEDRNKWIAMKNLLTEGGQGSKILVTTRSQKVASMMASGPFHHIKGISKDVCLSLLFRWAFNRGEEKQYPNLVEIGEQIVKKCKGVPLAVRTLGSLLYSKTEESDWISIRDSEIWKLEQQEEDILPALKLSYYQLPSYLKQCFAYCLLYPKDFRYNSSYLIQSWMANGLLQKSNNSNQELEDIGFQYIKELLSRSFFQEVQDHGVFLTFKMHDLLHDLSLYVGQNDYCLIENTHSTSNFEKARHVSILDHNLGVDAMRDFLHKLSDNLRIIIFSCKECTYDEHDFITINESLMETCISRFKYLRVLDLKFSRLEVVPSLISTLKHLRYLDLRGNKKIKRLPNSICNLQNLETLMLAGCEDLEELPRDIRKMISLRYLWITTKQTHLPANGIEYMCSLRNLVFIGCPRLLHFPEGIQRLTALHRLEFTYCESLTSLPRGMKHLTALEILGIWDCEKLILMEGDDYPMRLRRLTIGFLPKLVSLPRGLIPSANTLQFLAIYHCGNLAKLPQWPPNLSLLPKLDILNCPKLLSLPKRMDRRTVLKD, encoded by the exons ATGACTGAGTTGGTCTCTTCCATTGCAGCAAATGTCATTGAGAAGCTAGGGTCCCTTGCTTATCAAGAGATTTCCTTGGCATGGGGCACTGCAAGCGATCTGAAAAAGCTTGAGGACACCATGTCCACCATCCAAGCCGTGCTGCTCGATGCTGAGGAGAAGCAAGCAGAAAACCACCAGCTCAGAGTTTGGCTGGAGCGACTCAAAGCTGTCTTTCATGATGCTGTAGATGTGGTGGATGAATTTGAATGTGAAGATCTACGGAGGCAAGTTGTGAAAACATATGGAAGCACTGGTAGAAAGGTATGCcgtttcttttcattttctaacCCGCTTGCCTTCGGTTTTAAAATGGGTCATAGAGTCAAGAAGATCAGAGAGAGGTTAGATTTGATAGCAAAGGATAGAGATCAATTTCATCTTAAGGTGCGACACGATGAGAAGCATATTGTGCACAGGGAGACCCACTCATTTGTTTGTGATTCTGATGCTATTGGGAGGGCTTATGACAAGCAAAAGATAATAGATCTTTTGATGCAACCAGGTGATGATGGTAATGTTTCTGTGATTCCAATAGTTGGAATCGGAGGTATGGGCAAGACTACACTTGCTCAGTCAGTGTATAAtgataaaatggtaaaaatcaGGTTTTATCCCAGAGTATGGGTATGTGTGTCAGTGGACTTTAATGTTAAGAAGTTGGCAAAAGAAATCCTTAAGTCTGCAGGTGGTGTTATTAGTGAAAGTATGAGTATGAATGAAGTGCAAGCTAGTTTACAAAgtattttagagaaaaatagattttttatcGTTTTGGATGATGTTTGGAATGAGGACCGTAACAAATGGATTGCAATGAAGAATTTGTTAACAGAAGGTGGTCAAGGCAGTAAAATTCTTGTCACTACACGTAGTCAAAAAGTTGCCTCGATGATGGCTTCTGGGCCCTTCCACCACATAAAAG GTATTTCAAAGGATGTTTGTTTGTCCTTGTTATTCAGATGGGCCTTCAATAGAGGAGAGGAGAAACAATATCCAAACCTAGTAGAAATTGGAGaacaaattgtgaaaaagtGCAAAGGTGTTCCTTTGGCTGTAAGGACTTTAGGGAGCTTACTTTATTCTAAAACAGAGGAAAGTGATTGGATCTCTATAAGGGATAGTGAGATATGGAAACTAGAGCAACAAGAAGAAGACATTTTACCCGCATTAAAATTGAGTTATTATCAATTGCCATCGTACTTGAAACAATGTTTTGCTTATTGCTTATTGTATCCAAAAGATTTTAGATATAATAGCTCCTACTTAATTCAGTCGTGGATGGCAAATGGACTTCTCCAAAAGTCCAACAACAGTAATCAAGAGTTGGAAGATATTGGATTTCAGTATATAAAAGAGTTATTATCAAGATCTTTCTTTCAAGAAGTTCAGGATCATGGTGTTTTTTTGACAtttaaaatgcatgatttgttaCATGATCTTTCATTATATGTTGGACAAAATGATTATTGCTTAATTGAAAACACTCACAGCACAAGCAATTTTGAAAAGGCTAGGCACGTGTCAATTTTGGACCATAATTTGGGTGTTGATGCAATGAGAGATTTTTTACACAAGTTGAGTGATAACTTGCGGATTATTATTTTCTCATGTAAAGAATGCACATATGATGAACACgattttattactattaatgaATCCTTGATGGAAACATGCATTTCAAGGTTTAAGTACTTACGGGTGctagatctaaaattttcaaggtTGGAGGTTGTACCAAGCTTAATTAGTACTTTGAAGCATTTGAGATATCTTGACTTACGAGGGAATAAGAAAATCAAGAGATTGCCTAACTCCATTTGCAACCTGCAAAACTTGGAAACTTTGATGCTTGCTGGCTGTGAAGACCTTGAAGAATTACCAAGAGATATAAGAAAGATGATCAGCCTCAGATATTTGTGGATAACCACAAAACAAACGCATTTGCCTGCCAATGGAATTGAGTACATGTGTTCACTTCGAAATTTGGTCTTTATAGGATGTCCCAGACTATTGCATTTTCCTGAAGGGATCCAACGCCTCACTGCCCTTCACAGATTGGAGTTTACATATTGTGAAAGCTTGACGTCTTTGCCACGTGGTATGAAACATCTAACTGCATTGGAAATTTTGGGAATTTGGGATTGTGAAAAGCTTATTTTGATGGAAGGGGATGACTACCCAATGAGGCTTCGAAGACTGACAATCGGTTTCTTGCCAAAACTAGTGTCTCTACCGCGAGGGCTTATACCATCTGCTAATACTTTACAGTTCTTAGCTATTTATCATTGTGGGAACTTGGCGAAATTGCCACAGTGGCCTCCAAATCTCAGTTTACTTCCAAAACTTGACATTTTGAACTGCCCAAAATTATTGTCTCTGCCTAAAAGGATGGATCGCCGCACTGTTCTAAAAGATTAG
- the LOC115974739 gene encoding uncharacterized protein LOC115974739: MGRGRWWRWWGLVLVVAVAVAVVATTASQSKEDHLVSRIAFGSCSDQSDPQRIWNAINNFDPQVFIWLGDNIYGDIKHPFKLFGKERTLGPWKNIPRFTPSSKQEMEAKYKKAKTNPGYSRLRENTKVIGTWDDHDYGLNDAGKEFSEKITNQGLLLDFLDEPLDSPRRKQEGVYASYTFGPVSRQIKVILLDTRYHRDPLLSDGTFLGKSQWAWLEKELNGPASAITIIGSSVQVISNHSGATGPLFFFECWGRFPKERDRLFKLIADSKRDGVFFISGDVHFGEIARYDCATGYPLYDITSSGLTKAVEKAVPPPLHLILKFVARLTPTTMRVMDRNCRDSSCTYGQPNFGAIEIDWDATPVTLKIEVRDINGFPVTGVKVPLLELQAGSVDPVAAIKAGEYQRHCSLEVTLPWLVRYRLAILFYGAVAVLLLAMIGITSGAISISRRLLHKYKCD, from the exons ATGGGCCGCGGGCGCTGGTGGCGCTGGTGGGGTTTGGTTTTagtggtggcggtggcggtggcggtggtTGCAACCACCGCTTCTCAAAGCAAAGAAGACCACCTGGTTTCTCGAATTGCTTTTGGGTCATGCTCCGACCAATCCGACCCTCAG CGCATATGGAACGCAATAAACAACTTTGATCCCCAAGTTTTTATTTGGCTTGGTGATAATATTTATGGAGACATCAAGCATCCTTTTAAGCTATTTGGAAAGGAGAGAACACTCGGACCCTGGAAGAACATTCCAAGGTTCACTCCTTCCTCCAAACAGGAAATGGAGGCCAAGTACAAGAAAGCTAAGACTAATCCTGGTTATTCTCGTCTTAGGGAGAACACTAAG GTAATTGGCACATGGGATGACCATGATTATGGATTGAATGATGCAGGAAAAGAATTTAGTGAGAAAATCACCAACCAAGGGCTTCTCCTTGATTTTCTAGATGAACCTCTGGATAGTCCAAG GCGCAAGCAGGAAGGTGTCTATGCATCGTATACATTTGGTCCTGTGAGTAGACAAATCAAG GTTATCCTTTTAGATACAAGATACCACAGAGATCCTCTGTTAAGCGATGGAACTTTCTTAGGGAAGTCTCAATGGGCATGGTTAGAAAAAGAGCTGAATGGTCCTGCATCAGCCATTACCATAATTGGATCTTCTGTTCAG GTTATTTCAAATCATTCGGGAGCAACTggccctttatttttttttgagtgttgGGGACGTTTCCCTAAGGAGAGAGACCGCCTTTTCAAATTGATTGCAGATAGCAAG AGAGATGGAGTCTTCTTCATAAGTGGTGATGTTCATTTTGGAGAAATTGCTCGTTATGACTGTGCTACTGGATATCCACTATATGATATAACGTCAAGTGGTCTTACAAAGGCAGTAGAGAAGGCAGTCCCACCACCATTACATCTCATATTAAAGTTTGTGGCACGGTTGACACCTACTACAATGAGAGTCATGGACAGAAACTGCAGAGACAGCTCATGCACATACG GTCAACCAAATTTTGGTGCAATTGAGATAGACTGGGATGCAACTCCAGTGACCTTGAAAATTGAAGTCAGGGATATCAATGGGTTTCCTGTGACTGGTGTTAAGGTTCCATTATTGGAACTGCAAGCAGGAAGTGTAGACCCTGTTGCTGCCATCAAAGCAGGAGAATATCAAAGGCACTGTTCTCTTGAAGTTACTCTACCGTGGCTTGTCAGATATCGCCTGGCTATTCTATTCTATGGTGCTGTTGCTG TGTTGCTTCTGGCTATGATAGGAATCACTTCTGGGGCTATATCAATCAGCAGGCGATTACTCCACAAATACAAGTGTGATTGA